The Crocinitomicaceae bacterium genome includes a region encoding these proteins:
- the rpmD gene encoding 50S ribosomal protein L30: MATIKIKQVRSAINKPIDQKRTIKALGFSKLNQVVEKEATPQILGMIKKVSHLVIEVK, translated from the coding sequence ATGGCAACCATAAAAATAAAACAAGTAAGAAGCGCAATCAATAAACCGATTGATCAGAAAAGGACAATCAAAGCGCTTGGGTTCAGCAAACTAAATCAGGTTGTTGAAAAAGAAGCTACTCCTCAGATTTTGGGGATGATTAAAAAAGTTTCTCACCTGGTAATTGAAGTGAAATAA
- the rplO gene encoding 50S ribosomal protein L15, with translation MNLHSLKPAEGSVKNRKRIGRGEGSGHGGTSTRGHKGAKARSGYKSKIGFEGGQMPLQRRLPKFGFKNINRVEYKGINLDTLQKLAETANLTEVNPAVLIERGLASKHDNIKILGRGELKAKLKVTAHAFSATAKSGVEAAGGTVEIIGA, from the coding sequence ATGAATTTGCATAGTCTAAAACCGGCAGAAGGATCGGTAAAAAACAGAAAGAGAATTGGACGCGGTGAAGGTTCTGGTCACGGTGGAACATCAACTCGTGGACACAAAGGAGCAAAAGCTCGCTCTGGATATAAAAGTAAAATCGGATTTGAAGGTGGACAAATGCCGTTGCAACGTCGTCTTCCTAAATTTGGTTTTAAAAATATTAATCGCGTTGAGTATAAAGGAATCAACTTGGATACACTGCAAAAATTAGCTGAAACGGCAAATTTAACTGAAGTAAATCCAGCCGTTTTGATTGAGCGCGGTCTTGCTTCAAAACATGACAATATTAAAATTTTGGGTAGAGGTGAATTGAAAGCCAAACTAAAAGTAACAGCACATGCATTTTCTGCAACAGCAAAATCTGGAGTAGAGGCAGCAGGTGGCACAGTTGAAATCATTGGCGCATAA